The following proteins are co-located in the Amyelois transitella isolate CPQ chromosome W, ilAmyTran1.1, whole genome shotgun sequence genome:
- the LOC132904207 gene encoding uncharacterized protein LOC132904207: MKSACTEILEAADKIADRGEESEVNRKMAADNKRMREELVLLRQETKALRIAFSERKAPNTEPLASTPDIMAQVDRSMRSFGESLTRDLFLSLGGMMNDRIKELEKRAIVAPQEVLRPPLAADRRNKEAGKAQDEAPKQPENVGAVAGSTLMPPARPGPAPKAPKATTAKALQAPSQDASGAPPQEEPTPSSSWTEVVKKGKNKGKGKKSSPPGVDSAAPRPTAPAPVKRQYALPKSTAVVVTLKSGATVDYKTVMGRVTTIKLATMGVDHVAVRSTATGARIIEVPGSDSGAVADNLPSKIRELVGEVAEVTRPYKTAQIKISGFDESVTPEILQREVSQVGKCPPEQIKVGQIRMTPDFTGAVIVTCPVAVANALVADGRILIGWSSAKITGLEPLPMRCFRCMGLGHTRALCPSPVDRSELCHRCGKTGHLTQQCAEKEPWCAVCHHAKLPAKHTMGGKACNPPRTRGRLEPTGPNRAGSTMEH; the protein is encoded by the coding sequence ATGAAGTCCGCCTGCACCGAGATCCTCGAAGCGGCGGACAAAATCGCGGACCGAGGTGAAGAGTCTGAGGTCAACCGCAAAATGGCGGCGGATAACAAGAGGATGCGGGAGGAACTAGTTCTGCTAAGGCAAGAGACTAAAGCCCTCCGAATCGCATTCTCTGAGAGGAAGGCCCCCAACACGGAGCCCTTGGCCTCGACGCCCGATATCATGGCCCAAGTCGACCGCTCCATGCGGTCGTTCGGAGAGTCCCTCACCAGGGACCTATTCCTCTCCCTGGGGGGAATGATGAACGACCGCATTAAGGAACTGGAAAAGAGGGCTATTGTTGCCCCTCAGGAGGTACTGCGTCCACCGCTTGCGGCTGACCGTCGCAATAAGGAGGCTGGAAAGGCCCAAGATGAGGCACCCAAACAACCCGAAAATGTGGGGGCAGTTGCAGGTTCCACCCTGATGCCCCCGGCAAGACCTGGCCCGGCGCCCAAAGCGCCAAAAGCCACAACGGCAAAGGCTCTGCAAGCTCCCTCACAGGATGCTTCTGGCGCCCCACCCCAGGAGGAACCCACCCCCTCCTCCTCTTGGACGGAGGTAGTTAAAAAGGGGAAAAATAAGGGGAAGGGAAAAAAATCATCCCCTCCTGGGGTGGATAGTGCGGCTCCTCGCCCTACGGCCCCTGCGCCGGTCAAGCGGCAGTATGCCCTTCCCAAGTCAACGGCTGTGGTGGTGACTCTCAAGTCGGGTGCCACGGTAGATTATAAAACGGTGATGGGAAGGGTCACCACAATAAAATTGGCGACCATGGGTGTGGATCATGTGGCAGTGAGGAGTACGGCGACAGGCGCCAGAATCATCGAGGTCCCCGGAAGTGACAGCGGCGCTGTCGCTGACAACCTCCCCAGTAAAATCCGGGAACTAGTAGGGGAAGTAGCCGAGGTCACGCGGCCGTACAAAACGGCCCAAATTAAAATCTCCGGCTTTGACGAATCGGTCACGCCGGAGATACTGCAGAGGGAGGTGTCCCAGGTCGGCAAATGTCCACCGGAACAAATAAAGGTGGGGCAGATCCGAATGACCCCGGACTTCACCGGGGCCGTCATCGTGACCTGCCCTGTAGCCGTGGCCAACGCCCTCGTGGCGGACGGCCGTATTTTGATTGGTTGGTCGTCCGCCAAAATCACTGGCCTGGAACCCCTGCCTATGCGCTGCTTCAGGTGCATGGGTTTGGGCCACACGAGGGCGCTGTGTCCATCACCGGTGGACAGATCAGAACTCTGCCACAGATGCGGGAAAACGGGGCACCTCACACAACAATGTGCAGAAAAGGAGCCCTGGTGTGCGGTGTGCCATCACGCCAAGCTCCCGGCAAAGCACACTATGGGAGGGAAGGCGTGCAACCCCCCGCGCACCAGGGGGCGGCTGGAGCCCACTGGGCCTAACAGAGCGGGCAGCACAATGGAGCACTAA